In a genomic window of Deltaproteobacteria bacterium:
- a CDS encoding glycosyltransferase family 2 protein, which yields MPVGGSALSWPAIAVVIPSHNRAEFLPATLESVFAQTDCPPFEVVLVDDASTDDTAAVVAAARHPIVYVRHERNRGVARARQTGVERSRAPLLAFHDSDDVMLPGRLGELARYLDAHPDVGAVFSNGIVGPDGHPPSTVVPPELAASLDGRRIGVRDILRGGLPMYLQTALIRREAFERAGGIDTTLVRHADLELGCRLAVVGTVVFLDRATFRYRLHGANQTRNRLQLREGLADVMQRLRTRHPECLEACGEAWYRDREKRHLNRIAFKHLLHARLLRAGAAYLRALTLGARAGRVGWRRTVAGSARPS from the coding sequence CTGCCAGTGGGGGGGTCCGCGCTGAGCTGGCCGGCGATCGCCGTCGTCATCCCCAGTCACAACCGGGCGGAGTTCCTCCCCGCGACGCTCGAGAGCGTCTTCGCGCAGACCGATTGCCCCCCGTTCGAGGTCGTCCTCGTCGACGACGCCTCGACCGACGACACCGCCGCCGTCGTCGCGGCGGCTCGCCACCCCATCGTGTACGTCCGCCACGAGCGCAACCGGGGCGTCGCCCGGGCGCGCCAGACGGGCGTCGAGCGGTCGCGAGCGCCGCTGCTCGCGTTTCACGACTCCGACGACGTGATGCTCCCCGGGCGCCTCGGCGAGCTCGCGCGCTATCTCGACGCGCATCCGGACGTGGGCGCCGTGTTCTCGAACGGCATCGTCGGGCCGGACGGCCACCCACCGTCCACGGTCGTTCCTCCCGAGCTGGCGGCGTCGCTCGACGGCCGGCGGATCGGCGTGCGGGACATCCTCCGCGGCGGCCTTCCCATGTACCTCCAGACCGCGCTCATTCGCCGCGAGGCGTTCGAGCGGGCGGGCGGGATCGACACGACGCTCGTCCGGCACGCCGACCTCGAGCTCGGCTGCCGCCTGGCGGTCGTCGGCACGGTCGTGTTCCTCGATCGCGCGACGTTCCGCTACCGGCTCCATGGGGCGAACCAGACCCGCAACCGACTGCAGCTCCGGGAGGGTCTCGCCGACGTGATGCAGCGCCTGCGCACCCGCCATCCGGAATGCCTCGAAGCGTGCGGCGAGGCCTGGTACCGCGATCGCGAGAAGCGTCATCTGAACCGGATCGCCTTCAAACACCTGCTGCACGCGCGGCTCCTGCGGGCCGGCGCGGCGTATCTGCGGGCACTGACACTGGGCGCTCGAGCTGGTCGCGTGGGTTGGCGCCGGACGGTCGCGGGTTCGGCCCGGCCCTCGTGA